In Deltaproteobacteria bacterium, the genomic stretch GAGGGAACACGAGTGAAGCGTATCCTTATTGTCGAAGACGAACTCAGCATCTCGAACTTGATCGCTTATAATCTCGAACGAATCGGTTATCGGGTCGCTACCGCTTACGACGGAACCGAAGCTCTTCAATTGGTGGATGAATTCAGTCCTCACCTCATTACGTTAGACTTGCTGCTGCCGCTGCGCAGCGGCTGGCAAGTGCTGGACGCAATCCGTCATCATCCTCGCAAGCAGGTTTCCGCCGTGTCAGTGGTGGTGTTGAGCGCCTTGAGTTCCGTGCAGTTACGCTCTGAGCTGTTACGGAGCGGCGTGACCCACTGCCTGGGAAAGCCTTTCTCCGTCATGGAGCTTTGCATGCTGGTCAATACGCTGCTGCAAGAAAAGATCGATACGGCCTGGGAAAGTCCTCTGTAAAAGCGCAGCCTCGCGCCCGTGGGCTTACTCCGGTGATCGAGCCACTTGTCACCGGCAGATAACCGTAGCGTCACGTTCTCGTAACATTCGCCCGCTATATTCGCTTCCATCGTTTCAGGGAGAGCAGCGGCGCCTCTTAGCCGTACCCGTCAAGGTCAAGGGTACGCGCACGAACACTAGATGAATCGAGCGTTCCAAATTATTTCTCGGTAGGAAAGGAGAATTGTACGCATGCAAATACGAAAGAAGGTCGCCACCACGTTGTGTGCGGGCGGCATATTGCTTGGACTGTGGGGGGCAACACCAGCCTACGCCCAGAAAAGAAGCGTGGCCGAAGAGCTGATCGAGGTCCTCGAAGCCGACGGGAAGCTCAGCAAGAGCAAAGCTGAAGAACTGCGGCAACGCGCGAAAGTCGAGAACGAAGCCCGCGAGGCCGGGGTCGAGGCGTTCCGACGCGAGCCAGTCAAAGCAATTAAAGCCGACAAAGATTTCGACTGGCTCAATCGCCTCTCTTTCTTCGGGGACTTGCGCACTCGTGGAGAGGGATTCTATCAAGACCAAGGCTCATTGGGAAACGGGCGAACGCGGCTACGTATCCGGCTGCGCCTCGGCATGCGCGCCAGAATCAGTGACGAGCTGGAAGGCGTGCTCCGCATCGCCAGCGGGACCGCGAACGATCCGATCTCCACGAACCAGAGCCTCGATAACCTGTTCAACAAGAAGCCGATCAATCTCGACCAAGCTTACCTGACCTTTTCTCCAGGACAAAGCTTCGGGTTGGGGGGATGGGAGTGGAAACCATTGACCATTTCCGCCGGAAAAATGCCGGTCACCCTGTGGCGCCCACGCGCCAACATGCTGTCGGAAATGATTTTTGACGACGACTTGACTCCGGAAGGGTTGGCAGAAACCTTCACCCCGTATCAGGCCACCGAGGGCTTCGTGCGACGTTTTCAGATCAACGCCGTCCAGTGGTTGGCGCGAGAACAAGCTCGGTCGGCCGAATCCATGATCTGGGGCGGGCAGCTTGTCGGCGCTTTCTCTCTGCTACCTTCGACCAACCTCACTCTCGCAGTCGGCGACTACTACTTCTCGCATGATGCGGTGTTGGCCAAAGAAAGAACCACGAACAGCGATCTGAAGCTGACCAATGGCGTCATCTTGAAGAATGGAGCAGTTGTGAGAGGTGGCGCTTCTTTCAGCCCCAGCAGTACGAATCCCATCCGCGATTTCGCCAGTGGGTTTAACATCTTCAATGTCGGCGCGCAGGTGGACTACAACACCGGGTACCCACGATGGCCATTGACGTTCTTTGTCGATTACGCGAAAAACACTTTGGCTTACAACAACGAAGATACCGCTATCTGGGGCGGCGTCAGCTTAGGGACACTGCGCAATCCTGGCGATTTCGCTTTCTCAGCCGTGTATGCCCGGACCGAGACCGAATCGCTCATGTCGTACTTCACGTACAGCGATTTCGGTCGCGACGGCGGCACCAATGTCCAGGGGCCGTTCGTAAAGTTCGACTACCTTTTGTTGCCGCGCCTCACGCTGACCGCCAAGAACCACTTCGTGTCCTTCATCGACCGTCAGCGGGGCCAGTCCAACTCGATGCTCAACCGCTTACAGCTCGACGCCCAGTTGGCGTTCTAGTCCAGGGCGGACGGGGTTCTCCCGCCCGTCATTCTCTTGTCATCAGCTTGTAACATTCCTGTAACATTTCAACAGTAAGGTCTGTCGTGGAGGAAAAGCGTATGAAAAGCAAAGCCGTATGGCGGGGAATCATTGTCGCTACACTTGTCGCTCGGGTGTGCTCGTGGACCACGCCGGTATTGGCGCAAGAGGCGGTCAAAGTCGATCCCGCTATCCCTGCGTATCAGCCGGTCAGCGGTATTTCTGGCAACCTGAGCAGTATCGGTTCGGATTCCATGAACAACCTCATGACTCTCTGGGCCGAGGGTTTCAAAAAATTCTATCCCAACGTCAACATTCAAGTCGAAGGGAAAGGATCAAGCACGGCCCCTCCAGCACTCATCGAGGGCACGGCGCAGCTCGGCCCCATGTCGCGACCGATGCGCGGCACGGAAATCGACGCCTTCGAAGCGAAATATGGCTACAAACCGACGCCGTTGCGCACCTCGTTGGACTCGCTGGCAGTGTTCGTTCACAAGGATAATCCCATTAAAGGGCTGTCAATCTCACAAGTGGACGCCATTTTTTCTAAGACGCAGCGTTGCAAAAGCGCGAATGCGACAACCTGGGGACAGGTTGGGATTGGCGATGCCGCGTGGGCTGGGGTGCCGATTAGCCTGTATGGCCGCAACTCGGCGTCCGGCACTTACGGCTTCTTCAAGGAGCACGCGCTCTGCAATGGAGATTACAAAGACTCGGTGAAGGAACAACCCGGCTCCGCCTCTGTCGTGCAAGGAGTGAGCGAAGACCGGGGTGCAGCCGGTTACAGTGGCATCGGTTATAAGACTTCTGGAGTGCGTGCGGTGCCGGTTGCGGCGAAAGAAGGAGACGCTCCTCAGGAGGCAACCTACGAAAACGTTATTGCGGGGAAATATCCGTTAGCACGCTACCTGTTCATCTACATCAACCGCCCGGAAGGGCAAGCCTCCGACCCGCTAGTGCGTGAGTTCGCCAAATTCATTTTTAGCAAAGAAGGACAAGAGGTTGTGATTAAGGACGGCTATTATCCCGTGCCAGTGACGATTACCAGGGAAGAAGCCGCTAAGGTACAGTAACAACCCTAAGCTCTCCTGCTCTCGCAGGAGAGCGCTGAGGTGCAGGCAAGAGGATGCTCCTCTGTCTTCACTCCAACTCTTTCCCCCGTTCCGCAAAAGCCCTCTACGCGGGTTTGGACAACGTTCTCCAGGAAATTGGAATCACACCATGCCCGATACCCGAGTGATCGAGAGCCAGGACATCAGGACGATAGAGAAGACCCGGAGCCGTCTCAATCTAGAGCAGAGGAACACCCGCACGCGGTGGAAAAAAGTAACCGACCGGGCTGCCGGCGTCGTCATTACGACCGGCGGGGTAGCGATCATTCTCAGCGTGCTCGCTATTTTGTTCGTCATCGTCGCCGAATCGCTGCCACTCTGGAAAGATCCTACTGCGACGCCGCTGCCGTCAGTGAACTTGCAGCAAGTGACAGGGCCGATTCTGGCGTTCGGTGTCGACGAGTATCGAGAAATCGCCTATGCGGCGACGCCTAAGGGCACTGTCGAGCTGGTCTCATTAACCGATCGCAGCCTCCTGCAGAGCTATCGTATTAAGGGATTACAGAACCAGCACGTCACCGCCGCGTTTCGTGACGATCTGAATAGTGTCCTTGTGGTTGGCACTTCCGGTGGTGCCGCCATTCCTTTACGGATAAGCTTCGCCGCGAAATTTCAGGACGGCAAACGGTCGCTGACGCCAAACATCAGCGAAGGCAAGCCGCTACAAATCGATCCGCAAGGACGCGCCATTACGCACCTTGCCTATGCGGAGGCAGAAGGCAAGCGTAATATCGCCGCCCTCGTCGGCCCGCGCACCTTGCTCTTTTATGCACAGCGGGAGAAGAGTTCACTTCTGGGAGAAGGCGAAAGCGAAGAATTCCGAGCGGACCTGTCTTCCACGCTCACAGCCGACCTGACCACACTCGCGCTGGATAGGTATTTGACCGTCCTCTTGGCTGGAACGGCAACAGGCGAAGTTCACCACTGGCAAGTCGAAGAACCGGAGAATCCGGCCCTCGTCAGCACTTTTGCACCAACGGCAGACAAGAAGGGCGGCATCAGTGCGCTCGGTTGGGTCTTAGGAGACCGCTCTGTCATCGTCGGGGATACGACAGGCGGTGTCAGCGTGTGGTTCCCCGTGCGCGAAGCTCCGGACTCGCAAATCGCTCCCTATCGTCAGATTCATGTCCTGCGCTCTCACACCGCGCCAGTCACGGCGATCGCACGTTCGCCTCGTGACAAAGGCTTTCTGACGGCTGACGCCGCCGGAACGATTCTGTTGCATCACTCGACCTCCGACCAGACCCTGTTGGAGTTACGTACGAACAACGCGGCGCTCCCGCTCCTCGTGTTCGCGCCCAAGGCGAATGGCCTACTGTCCGTCGATGCGCAGGGGCAACTTTTTCGCTGGGAGCTGTTCAACCCTCATCCGGAAGTCAGCCTCAAAGCGTTGTTCGGTAAGGTATGGTACGAAGGGTACGACCAACCGGAATACACTTGGCAATCCAGCAGCGGCAGCGACGAATTCGAGCCGAAGTTTAGTCTGACCCCTTTGGCCTACGGTACCTTGAAGGGCACGTTCTACGCGCTCTTGCTCGCCGTTCCCCTCAGCCTCTGTGCGGCATTGTATACCTCACAATTCCTACATCCCACGTTGCGGAATACGCTCAAGCCGACAGTAGAAGTCATGGCAGCACTGCCGAGCGTCGTGCTGGGTTTCTTCGCCGGGTTGTGGCTGGCTCCTGTGGTCGAAAAGATCGTGCCCGCCGTCTTCTTAATGCTGCTTCTGTTGCCGCTCGTCACCTTGGCGGCTTCTTTTCTTTGGCGGCTGATTCCGCTTGCTACGCGCAGCAGATTCAAGCCTGGCACCGAGTTGTTTTTTCTTGGCCCCGTGCTGGTCGCCGCTATGTACGTCTGTATCAGTCTCAGCGGCTGGATGGAGTCCACGTTTTTTGCCGGCAGCTTCCCCCAATGGCTCTACGCCACCACTGGCGAGCGTTACGACCCGCGCAACTCTCTGGTGGTCGGCTTCGCTATGGGTTTTGCTGTCGTTCCCATCATCTACACCATTAGCGAAGACGCATTCTCCAATGTCCCCCAACACCTTGTATCCGGCTCTCTGGCTCTGGGCGCAACACGGTGGCAGACCGCGCTGCGCGTTGTCTTACCCACGGCCAGCCCGGGATTGTTCTCCGCGGTCATGATCGGCTTCGGTCGGGCGGTGGGAGAAACCATGATCGTGCTGATGGCAACCGGGAACACGCCAGTCATGGACCCTAGCATGTTTAACGGGTTCCGGGCCTTGTCGGCGAACATCGCCGTGGAAATTCCCGAAGCGCCGCATGGCAGCACCCTCTACCGCGTCTTGTTTCTTGCCGCGTTGCTGCTATTCATCTTAACATTCGTGGTGAACACGGCGGCTGAAGTCGTGCGGCAACGATTACGCGAGCGGTACAGCAAGATCTGAAGGAGCATCTGTGTTCAAAGGCTTTTGGAAAAGCGGCGACCCCTTTATCTGGCTGACCGGCGGCGCACTGGCCTTCAGCCTCATCATGATCATTTCGCTCATCGTGATTGTGGCGGCGAACGCCCTCGGCTTCTTCTGGCCGCAGGAGCTGATTCTCGCTCGCTTACAAGACGGGGGAGTGGCACTCGGCCAAGTGACCGCCCGTGAACCGAGGCCGACTACCGCCGGAGAAAACGCCGTGCGCTATCGCACCCAGTTCCAGGTGGGGAACCGCGACCTATATGGCGCGGATTTTCGCTGGATCGAGGACGAGAAGATTGTCGAGCGTTCGCAGCCGGCGGATGCGATCTACTTCGAACGCTGGGAATGGGGACCGCTCTTTGGGTTCATCAAAGCCATCAAAGATGGCGAGACCGTTATCGCCGAAGGCTTTCAGGCAGGATGGGAGAAGTTCCGCGAGCTGCATCCGCAGACCCAAGAACGCCTTGACCGCATTGCATACATCGAGAAAAAAGAGATCGGTGCGATGAACGCCCATATCGAGCGGTTACGCTTGGATGCGAAAGGCGTCTCGCTACGAGAAGCCGACGTCACTCGTGCCGCGATACGTATCGCCGAGCTCGAAAAGGAAGTCCAGGAGTGGCAAGCGCAATATGAGGAGAAATCCAAAGAGCTGCAAACACTCCGTCGGGAGAATAATCGCTACCGACTCGTCGTGCAGGCCGCCGGTGGACGCGAGAAAGATATGCCGCTCGCCGGCATCGTGCGCGCGTTTCTTCCCAATCAAATGCACTGGGGCCAGAGAATGGCGCTCTATTTGACGCGGTTGTGGGAGTTCGTCTGGGAAGACCCACGCGAATCGAACACTGAAGGCGGGGTCTTCCCGGCGATTTTCGGTACGGTCACGATGGTGCTCACTATGAGCGTGCTTGTCGTCCCCTTCGGCGTTATCGCTGCCTTGTACCTGCGCGAATACGCCAAGCAAGGCATGCTGGTGCGCGTGGTCCGCATTGCTATTAACAACCTCGCTGGCGTGCCATCCATCGTGTTCGGCGTGTTCGGGCTGGGATTTTTCATCTACCTGATCGGCGGCAATATCGACCGGCTGTTCTACCCGGAAGCGTTACCGACGCCGACCTATGGCACGGGTGGTATTCTGTGGGCGTCGCTCACCCTGGCGCTGTTGACCGTACCAGTGGTCATTGTGGCGACAGAGGAATCCCTCTCTTCCATTCCTCGCGAGTGGCGCGAAGGGTCGTTGGCGCTGGGCGCGACCAAATGGGAAACCATCAGAAAGATCGTATTGCCGGGAGCGCTGCCAGGGATTCTGACCGGGGCCATTCTGGCCATGGCCCGAGGCGCGGGCGAAGTCGCGCCCCTCATGATCACCGGCGTCGTCAAACTCGCGCCCACCTTGCCCGTGGACTTGCAAGCTCCGTTCTTTCATCTGGAACGCAAATTCATGCACCTCGGGTTTCATATTTACGATGTCGGGTTCCAGTCGCCGAACGTGGAGGCGGCGAAGCCCATGGTGTTCACCACCACCTTGCTATTGATTTTCATCATTATTGCGCTCAACCTGACCGCTATCGCCGTACGGAATCGCTTGCGCAGCCGTCTTCGTTTCGGCACTTTTTGAGGTATCTTACCGCGTATGGAGCACCACACTCCCACACTCTCGCGCGCGGTCTCCGTACCGCGCACCTCTCCACCGGGCAACGGGCAAAGCACCGCCTCGTCGTCCTTGATGGAGGTAACCGAAATCCAGATTCGCTCCCTGTGTCTGAACTACGGGAGCAAACGCGCACTCCACGATATCGACATGGATATCGGTCGCCACCAAGTCACCGCCTTCATCGGGCCTTCGGGTTGCGGCAAATCCACGTTGTTGCGTTGCCTGAACCGTTTGAACGACCTGGTCGACGGCGTACAGGTCATCGGTAGCATTCGCTTACAGGGCGAAGAGATCCTTGACCCCATGCTCGACGTGACCGAGCTGCGTAAACGCGTGGGCATGGTGTTCCAAAAACCGAATCCGTTCCCTAAGACGATTTACGAGAATGTCGCGTATGGGCCGCGCATTCTCGGCATTCGCGGCAAAGCCCGCTTGGACGAGATCGTCGAACGGAGTCTAAAAAGCGCCGCGTTGTGGGAGGAAGCCAAAGACCGCCTCCACGATAATGCCCTAGCGCTCTCCGGCGGACAACATCAGCGGCTCTGCATTGCCAGAACCATCGCGGTGGAGCCGGAGGTGGTGCTCATGGACGAACCCTGTTCGGCGCTCGATCCGATCGCCACGACAAAGATCGAAGAACTCATTCACGAGCTGAAGGAACGCTACACCATCGTCATCGTAACCCACAACATGCAACAGGCCGCTCGGGTCTCGGATTACACCGCGTTCATGTATCTGGGTCGGCTCATTGAGTTCGGCAAAACGGAAAAGCTGTTCACCACGCCCGATAAACAAGAGACCGAAGACTATATCACCGGCCGATTCGGCTAAGCGCGAGGTCACCCATGCCGCTGCATACAGATCGACAGTACGAAGAAGACCTTCAACAACTCCGCGCCCGCGTGCTCGAAATGGGTGGGCTGGTGGAGAGACAGATTACCGACGCCATGACTTCTCTTGTCGAGCGCAATTCGCCGCTCGCGCAAGAAGTCATCGCGCGAGATCACACGGTCAATTATTTGGACGTCGCCATCGACGAAACCAGCACCAAGCTCTTGGCGCTGCATCAGCCGGCGGCGCGCGATCTCCGGTTCATCGTTACCAGCGTGCGCATCTCGACCGATCTCGAACGCGTCGGCGACATCGCCCGCAATATCTGCGAACGAGCCATGGAACTGAACCAGGAACCGCCGCTCAAGCCGTATGTCGATCTCCCGCGCATGGCGGAATGGGCACGTTCGATGCTGCGTGACAGTCTCGACGCCTTCATCCGCGAAGACACCGAGTTGGCGCTCCAAGTCTGTCAGCGCGACGATTTCATCGACAACCTCACGTCACAAATTTTTCGCGAAATGCTGTCGCACATGACTCAAGATCCCCAGAACGTAAGCCGGGCCGTGCGCATTCTGTTCTTAGCGAAGTATCTGGAACGCATCGCCGACCATGCCACGAACATCGGCGAGATGGTCATCTATATGGTCAAAGGCAAGAGTATTCGCCATCTCTCACCTCCTCCGGCGTCGGTGTAGATCGGAGGCGAGGCAAACTACGACACATTCATGGAAGCACAACATTCCACTTGGTCTCCGTCGAGCGAGGCCAAACGCAAAATCCTGGTCGTCGAAGACGAGAAAGATATCCGCGATCTCGTCCGCTACAATTTAGAGGCCGAAGGGTTCTCGGTGGTCGAAGCCAGCGACGGGGAGATCGGTCTGCTGATGGCGGCGCGCGAGCGCCCTGCCCTCGTCATTCTCGATCTCATGCTACCCGGCTTGTCGGGTCTCGAAGTGTGCCGAAAGCTCCGCGAGCGGGAAGAAACCCTACGTATCCCCCTCCTCATCCTCACTGCCCGGGCTTCGGAAGTAGACAAAGTCCTGGGCTTAGAAATGGGAGCGGACGATTACGTCACCAAACCGTTCAGTCCGCGCGAATTAGTCGCACGGGTGAAAGCCGTGTTGCGTAGGGCATACGGCGTCGCTCCCGACAAACCTCACGAGGTCTATGAAAAAGGACGGCTCCGCATCGACTTCGACACCTACGATGTAGCGCTCGACGGCCAA encodes the following:
- a CDS encoding response regulator, with product MKRILIVEDELSISNLIAYNLERIGYRVATAYDGTEALQLVDEFSPHLITLDLLLPLRSGWQVLDAIRHHPRKQVSAVSVVVLSALSSVQLRSELLRSGVTHCLGKPFSVMELCMLVNTLLQEKIDTAWESPL
- a CDS encoding phosphate ABC transporter ATP-binding protein is translated as MEVTEIQIRSLCLNYGSKRALHDIDMDIGRHQVTAFIGPSGCGKSTLLRCLNRLNDLVDGVQVIGSIRLQGEEILDPMLDVTELRKRVGMVFQKPNPFPKTIYENVAYGPRILGIRGKARLDEIVERSLKSAALWEEAKDRLHDNALALSGGQHQRLCIARTIAVEPEVVLMDEPCSALDPIATTKIEELIHELKERYTIVIVTHNMQQAARVSDYTAFMYLGRLIEFGKTEKLFTTPDKQETEDYITGRFG
- a CDS encoding ABC transporter permease subunit; amino-acid sequence: MPDTRVIESQDIRTIEKTRSRLNLEQRNTRTRWKKVTDRAAGVVITTGGVAIILSVLAILFVIVAESLPLWKDPTATPLPSVNLQQVTGPILAFGVDEYREIAYAATPKGTVELVSLTDRSLLQSYRIKGLQNQHVTAAFRDDLNSVLVVGTSGGAAIPLRISFAAKFQDGKRSLTPNISEGKPLQIDPQGRAITHLAYAEAEGKRNIAALVGPRTLLFYAQREKSSLLGEGESEEFRADLSSTLTADLTTLALDRYLTVLLAGTATGEVHHWQVEEPENPALVSTFAPTADKKGGISALGWVLGDRSVIVGDTTGGVSVWFPVREAPDSQIAPYRQIHVLRSHTAPVTAIARSPRDKGFLTADAAGTILLHHSTSDQTLLELRTNNAALPLLVFAPKANGLLSVDAQGQLFRWELFNPHPEVSLKALFGKVWYEGYDQPEYTWQSSSGSDEFEPKFSLTPLAYGTLKGTFYALLLAVPLSLCAALYTSQFLHPTLRNTLKPTVEVMAALPSVVLGFFAGLWLAPVVEKIVPAVFLMLLLLPLVTLAASFLWRLIPLATRSRFKPGTELFFLGPVLVAAMYVCISLSGWMESTFFAGSFPQWLYATTGERYDPRNSLVVGFAMGFAVVPIIYTISEDAFSNVPQHLVSGSLALGATRWQTALRVVLPTASPGLFSAVMIGFGRAVGETMIVLMATGNTPVMDPSMFNGFRALSANIAVEIPEAPHGSTLYRVLFLAALLLFILTFVVNTAAEVVRQRLRERYSKI
- a CDS encoding putative porin yields the protein MQIRKKVATTLCAGGILLGLWGATPAYAQKRSVAEELIEVLEADGKLSKSKAEELRQRAKVENEAREAGVEAFRREPVKAIKADKDFDWLNRLSFFGDLRTRGEGFYQDQGSLGNGRTRLRIRLRLGMRARISDELEGVLRIASGTANDPISTNQSLDNLFNKKPINLDQAYLTFSPGQSFGLGGWEWKPLTISAGKMPVTLWRPRANMLSEMIFDDDLTPEGLAETFTPYQATEGFVRRFQINAVQWLAREQARSAESMIWGGQLVGAFSLLPSTNLTLAVGDYYFSHDAVLAKERTTNSDLKLTNGVILKNGAVVRGGASFSPSSTNPIRDFASGFNIFNVGAQVDYNTGYPRWPLTFFVDYAKNTLAYNNEDTAIWGGVSLGTLRNPGDFAFSAVYARTETESLMSYFTYSDFGRDGGTNVQGPFVKFDYLLLPRLTLTAKNHFVSFIDRQRGQSNSMLNRLQLDAQLAF
- a CDS encoding phosphate ABC transporter substrate-binding protein, translating into MKSKAVWRGIIVATLVARVCSWTTPVLAQEAVKVDPAIPAYQPVSGISGNLSSIGSDSMNNLMTLWAEGFKKFYPNVNIQVEGKGSSTAPPALIEGTAQLGPMSRPMRGTEIDAFEAKYGYKPTPLRTSLDSLAVFVHKDNPIKGLSISQVDAIFSKTQRCKSANATTWGQVGIGDAAWAGVPISLYGRNSASGTYGFFKEHALCNGDYKDSVKEQPGSASVVQGVSEDRGAAGYSGIGYKTSGVRAVPVAAKEGDAPQEATYENVIAGKYPLARYLFIYINRPEGQASDPLVREFAKFIFSKEGQEVVIKDGYYPVPVTITREEAAKVQ
- a CDS encoding response regulator produces the protein MEAQHSTWSPSSEAKRKILVVEDEKDIRDLVRYNLEAEGFSVVEASDGEIGLLMAARERPALVILDLMLPGLSGLEVCRKLREREETLRIPLLILTARASEVDKVLGLEMGADDYVTKPFSPRELVARVKAVLRRAYGVAPDKPHEVYEKGRLRIDFDTYDVALDGQPLGLGLREFELLKFFLQYPYRVFSRGQILDLVWGQDVYVEPRTVDVHIRRLRQRLERDDANPTFLLTVRGVGYKCDPNALEE
- the pstA gene encoding phosphate ABC transporter permease PstA → MIISLIVIVAANALGFFWPQELILARLQDGGVALGQVTAREPRPTTAGENAVRYRTQFQVGNRDLYGADFRWIEDEKIVERSQPADAIYFERWEWGPLFGFIKAIKDGETVIAEGFQAGWEKFRELHPQTQERLDRIAYIEKKEIGAMNAHIERLRLDAKGVSLREADVTRAAIRIAELEKEVQEWQAQYEEKSKELQTLRRENNRYRLVVQAAGGREKDMPLAGIVRAFLPNQMHWGQRMALYLTRLWEFVWEDPRESNTEGGVFPAIFGTVTMVLTMSVLVVPFGVIAALYLREYAKQGMLVRVVRIAINNLAGVPSIVFGVFGLGFFIYLIGGNIDRLFYPEALPTPTYGTGGILWASLTLALLTVPVVIVATEESLSSIPREWREGSLALGATKWETIRKIVLPGALPGILTGAILAMARGAGEVAPLMITGVVKLAPTLPVDLQAPFFHLERKFMHLGFHIYDVGFQSPNVEAAKPMVFTTTLLLIFIIIALNLTAIAVRNRLRSRLRFGTF
- the phoU gene encoding phosphate signaling complex protein PhoU — protein: MPLHTDRQYEEDLQQLRARVLEMGGLVERQITDAMTSLVERNSPLAQEVIARDHTVNYLDVAIDETSTKLLALHQPAARDLRFIVTSVRISTDLERVGDIARNICERAMELNQEPPLKPYVDLPRMAEWARSMLRDSLDAFIREDTELALQVCQRDDFIDNLTSQIFREMLSHMTQDPQNVSRAVRILFLAKYLERIADHATNIGEMVIYMVKGKSIRHLSPPPASV